The genomic region TCGGCGAGGCCGAGGCCCACGTACCGGCCGAGGGTGAGGCGTCGCTCATCGCAGTGTATGAGGCGCTAGTGCCCCTCGTGGATGAGGCGTTCGGGTCCACTGAGGATGCGGCGCCGGGTTCCGCCCAAGATGAGGTCCAGGTCATCGTCGAGCATGAGGCCCCGGTTGTCGCCCTGGATGAGGCGTCAGTCCCGATCAGGGAGGTTGCAAAGGAAGAGCAAGAGTTAGGACGGCGGAAACACCCCCGATTCGTCGTAAAAGGGGAGGTCAAGGGGCTGGTAGCTGCCGTCCGGGATGCGGTTCTCCTGAACATCAGTCTAGGGGGGGTCCTGATCGAACATGCCAATGTTGTCCGACCAGGCACCCCCACCTCTGTGGAGCTTGACCTTCAGGGAAAGAGGATCCGCCTGAGGTGTCGCGTGACCCGTTCGGAGGCGGATCGGATAGAGGTGCAGTCGGATGGCGAGCGGGAGATGATCTACCACACCGGGTTACAATTTGTCGAACCCTCGGACGAGACGCTACAGGTGATCGGTGATTACATCCACTCACTTCCCAACGAGGGTTAAGATGCCCCCGGGTCACCCTCCACGGGAGTCTCGTTCCACAC from Candidatus Methylomirabilota bacterium harbors:
- a CDS encoding PilZ domain-containing protein, giving the protein MATKRGKGRPRRSKAKSGKDRKAKALVFAQDVAEVAAQDEGPVPLEGEASVPAGDEARVTDQDEVRVSAEDEAPGASHDEAPADDESSVLLEDAAPVLRRHEPRVTTQYNVRFIVVDEAAVASEDEILDVGEAEAHVPAEGEASLIAVYEALVPLVDEAFGSTEDAAPGSAQDEVQVIVEHEAPVVALDEASVPIREVAKEEQELGRRKHPRFVVKGEVKGLVAAVRDAVLLNISLGGVLIEHANVVRPGTPTSVELDLQGKRIRLRCRVTRSEADRIEVQSDGEREMIYHTGLQFVEPSDETLQVIGDYIHSLPNEG